A genomic window from Nerophis ophidion isolate RoL-2023_Sa linkage group LG22, RoL_Noph_v1.0, whole genome shotgun sequence includes:
- the LOC133540572 gene encoding uncharacterized protein LOC133540572 produces MAAVDLFMFLQMRNIPESVINKLKEDKIDTNVIGIMTDKELSKYIERYGDRLALRAFCRQRTVTNEESGGAETVKSSLMQKLRDRLRTPNTVQGTATGQKNAAKITRRVEMGWLHFESGMYHQVRTRKGGGTRNLSVQKSVTMGELLETVGKCLFFANGHSSKGLIEDFEFDICDYSHSPVPREVTVGQLYEQTKLKMLGVYTATKSNNILLLSDESSDMEPTQKTPLKARSRTMKTRSLRNRTRRLNEVDHPENSSDLDLSPSGSMQQNHEQRRETISQSRSATPEMGNTELLHTQPTEDVGSHTQQSTRRHGSEDDCLTAVPSQDADQLLSDVSDSPLNPAIQQSLEDSEVKFGPIVGDDSDSQDTTLPWNPHDLSSMQHSTFNDGPVSSSCLPASPDPFDKEILILKLRRVNIVDDVLNVFMDPKVLNARLRMEFTNEKAMDSDGVSREAYSAFWDHFLDQCEGEDERVPKLRPDYSEKKWQALGRVWLKGYLDHKILPIRLSPAFVLACCKGVSSVDEELLMMSFARFISENERVSLEKALQGTIDETVEEDLLDVFSRMGSHCLPPKNNLRAAILTMAHKALLQEPKFIIDCFHSSVHNAMPTLITTDNIMEIYESKMPTNKKVAQMIKPSLESLNPQEQTALNHLLRNVRSIDQRKLEIFFRFCTGSTVLCKDTIEVIFNTLCGLSRRPVAHTCGAVLELPCTYITYPEFRKEFDNVLSGDCFTMDIM; encoded by the exons ATGGCTGCTGTAGATTTATTCATGTTCCTTCAAATGCGGAATATACCTGAAAGTGTCATCAACAAACTAAAAGAAGACAAG ATCGACACCAATGTCATAGGCATTATGACAGATAAGGAGTTAAGCAAGTATATCGAAAGATATGGGGATCGACTTGCGCTCAGAGCATTTTGCCGTCAAAGAACTGTGACAAACGAAGAGTCGGGTGGAGCCGAGACAGTGAAGTCCTCCCTCATGCAGAAATTAAGAGACAGGTTAAGAACTCCTAATACTGTACAAGGCACCGCTACTGGCCAAAAAAATGCAGCCAAAATCACCCGGCGGGTTGAAATGGGATGGCTCCACTTTGAGAGTGGAATGTATCACCAGGTTAGAACGAGAAAAGGAGGAGGAACACGGAATCTGTCGGTCCAGAAATCAGTGACTATGGGTGAACTGTTGGAGACAGTTGGCAAATGCTTGTTTTTTGCAAATGGGCATTCATCAAAAGGACTGATAGAAGACTTCGAGTTTGACATTTGTGATTACAGTCACAGTCCTGTGCCCCGTGAAGTCACGGTGGGCCAGCTGTACGAACAGACTAAACTAAAAATGCTAGGCGTCTACACAGCCACCAAGTCTAACAACATTCTACTTCTCTCTGATGAATCATCGGACATGGAGCCAACACAGAAAACGCCGCTGAAG GCTAGGTCTAGAACAATGAAGACACGATCCTTGAGGAACAGGACCAGGAGACTCAATGAAGTGGATCATCCAGAGAACTCCTCTGATTTAGATCTATCTCCAAGTGGCTCAATGCAGCAAAACCATGAACAA AGAAGAGAGACAATCAGCCAGTCAAGATCAGCAACTCCTGAGATGGGTAACACAGAGCTCCTGCATACACAACCTACTGAGGATGTTGGCAGTCATACTCAGCAGTCAACAAGAAGGCATGGATCTGAAGATGACTGTTTAACGGCTGTGCCAAGTCAAGATGCAGACCAGTTGTTAAGTGATGTCTCAGATTCCCCTCTTAATCCTGCCATTCAACAATCTCTTGAGGACTCTGAAGTGAAGTTTGGACCCATTGTTGGTGATGATAGTGATTCTCAAGACACCACACTTCCCTGGAATCCACATGACTTGAGCAGCATGCAG CATTCCACATTCAATGATGGTCCTGTATCATCAAGCTGTCTTCCAGCATCACCAGATCCATTTGACAAAGAAATCCTTATTTTGAAATTAAGACGAGTAAACATAGTTGATGATGTCCTTAATGTCTTCATGGATCCAAAAGTACTGAATGCTCGTCTAAGAATGGAGTTTACAAATGAGAAAGCTATGGACAGTGATGGTGTGTCAAGAGAGGCGTACTCCGCATTCTGGGACCACTTCTTGGACCAGTGTGAGGGGGAAGATGAACGAGTACCCAAGCTACGACCAGACTATTCTGAGAAGAAATGGCAAGCGCTCGGAAGAGTGTGGTTGAAAGGATACCTGGACCACAAAATCCTACCAATCAGACTGTCACCAGCCTTTGTTCTTGCCTGTTGTAAAGGAGTTAGCTCAGTGGATGAAGAACTATTAATGATGTCATTTGCCAGATTTATTTCAGAAAATGAGCGTGTGTCGCTTGAAAAAGCACTACAGGGTACCATTGATGAAACTGTTGAGGAGGACTTACTTGATGTCTTCTCCAGAATGGGATCACACTGCCTGCCCCCTAAAAATAATTTACGGGCTGCTATTTTAACAATGGCCCACAAAGCTCTTCTTCAAGAGCCAAAGTTTATAATTGACTGTTTCCACTCCAGTGTTCATAATGCTATGCCAACGCTCATAACCACAGACAACATAATGGAGATATATGAATCTAAGATGCCAACTAACAAGAAAGTGGCCCAGATGATAAAACCTTCACTTGAAAGCCTAAATCCACAAGAGCAGACTGCTCTTAACCACCTGCTACGGAATGTGAGAAGCATCGACCAAAGAAAATTGGAGATTTTCTTCCGCTTCTGCACAGGATCTACTGTGCTGTGCAAAGACACAATTGAAgtcatttttaacacattgtgTGGTTTAAGTCGCAGGCCTGTAGCACACACATGTGGAGCAGTTCTTGAGTTACCATGCACTTACATCACATACCCTGAGTTTCGCAAAGAATTTGATAATGTCTTGTCTGGTGACTGCTTCACAATGGATATTATGTAG